Proteins from a genomic interval of Zingiber officinale cultivar Zhangliang chromosome 2A, Zo_v1.1, whole genome shotgun sequence:
- the LOC122044408 gene encoding myb-related protein Zm38-like: protein MGRSPCCEKAHTNKGAWTKEEDDRLVAYIRAHGEGCWRSLPKAAGLLRCGKSCRLRWINYLRPDLKRGNFTDDEDELIIKLHGLLGNKWSLIAARLPGRTDNEIKNYWNTHIRRKLLSRGIDPVTHRPIAGADHASSDAAPTPTSVPKRTTTPFAIGFVDIEDKSSSTGGCEEEPSPSAWQLSEFPDLNLELCIGPPSQAPEQQKSSRRQDSSSSTLRIQLL from the exons ATGGGCAGGTCGCCGTGCTGCGAGAAAGCGCACACGAATAAGGGAGCGTGGACTAAGGAGGAGGACGACCGGCTGGTGGCCTACATCCGCGCCCACGGCGAGGGGTGCTGGCGGTCGCTGCCTAAGGCCGCCGGCCTCCTCCGATGCGGGAAGAGCTGCCGCCTCCGTTGGATCAACTACCTCCGCCCCGACCTCAAGCGCGGCAACTTCACCGACGACGAGGACGAGCTGATCATCAAGCTCCACGGCCTCCTCGGCAACAA GTGGTCTCTGATAGCTGCGCGATTGCCCGGGagaaccgacaacgagatcaagAACTACTGGAACACTCACATCAGAAGGAAGCTCTTGAGCAGGGGAATCGATCCGGTGACGCACCGGCCCATCGCCGGCGCTGATCATGCTTCTTCCGACGCGGCGCCGACTCCGACTTCAGTCCCAAAGAGAACAACAACTCCTTTCGCGATTGGATTTGTGGACATTGAAGACAAGAGCAGCAGTACCGGCGGCTGCGAAGAGGAGCCATCGCCGTCGGCGTGGCAGCTGTCGGAGTTCCCGGACCTCAATCTCGAGCTCTGCATTGGCCCTCCCTCTCAAGCTCCGGAGCAGCAAAAGAGCTCGAGACGGCAGGATTCCTCGTCCTCAACGCTTAGAATTCaactactgtag